One window from the genome of Salvia miltiorrhiza cultivar Shanhuang (shh) chromosome 7, IMPLAD_Smil_shh, whole genome shotgun sequence encodes:
- the LOC130993274 gene encoding syntaxin-21-like isoform X1 — translation MSFEDLESGRALIPLAGPRHIEQGPSRALAAGVFRINTAVAGYKRLVNCIGTPRDAVDLRHNLRKTRLQIRQLVKETSAELDRVRETYKFSEVNDSKKIADAKLTKDYESVLKDFEKAQLLAADKEKAFPHPIANNARQPSNRASELEISSLNPMQASLVREANRHVMHMENEIVLNEAIIEEREQGIREIQKEIGEVNDIFKDLAQLVSAQGSLIGDISSNIESSHASTGEAANQLTKASNTQRSTSSMTCLMLVIVGIILLIVVVVVLS, via the exons ATGAGTTTTGAGGACCTCGAATCTGGCCGGGCTTTGATTCCTCTTGCGGGGCCTAGGCACATTGAGCAGGGCCCTTCTCGAGCCCTCGCCGCCGGCGTCTTCAGGATTAACACCGCCGTCGCAGGCTATAAACGCCTCGTCAATTGCATCGGAACTCCTAGAGATGCCGTCGACCTCCGTCATAATCT CCGTAAAACGAGGCTACAGATTAGGCAGCTGGTGAAGGAGACTTCGGCAGAGCTTGATCGTGTCCGAGAAACCTACAAGTTTAGTGAAGTCAAT GACAGCAAGAAAATTGCTGATGCTAAGCTCACAAAAGATTACGAATCTGTTCTGAAAGACTTTGAAAAGGCTCAGCTGCTTGCAGCAGACAAGGAAAAGGCTTTTCCTCATCCCATTGCTAATAATGCTCGTCAGCCCAG CAATAGAGCCAGTGAGCTGGAGATAAGTTCATTAAACCCCATGCAGGCATCTCTGGTTAGAGAAGCCAACAG ACATGTCATGCATATGGAAAATGAGATAGTTCTTAATGAAGCAATTATTGAAGAAAGGGAGCAAGGCATTAGAGAAATTCAGAAGGAAATTGGTGAGGTCAATGATATCTTCAAGGATTTGGCTCAGTTGGTTAGTGCACAAGGATCTCTGATAG GTGATATAAGTTCAAATATCGAAAGTTCCCATGCTTCAACTGGTGAAGCTGCTAACCAACTTACTAAAGCATCCAATACTCAAAGATCTACATCATCCATG ACATGTTTGATGCTGGTTATTGTTGGGATCATTCTGCTCATTGTAGTTGTTGTTGTTCTGTCATAA
- the LOC130993274 gene encoding syntaxin-21-like isoform X2, with protein sequence MSFEDLESGRALIPLAGPRHIEQGPSRALAAGVFRINTAVAGYKRLVNCIGTPRDAVDLRHNLRKTRLQIRQLVKETSAELDRVRETYKFSEVNDSKKIADAKLTKDYESVLKDFEKAQLLAADKEKAFPHPIANNARQPRASELEISSLNPMQASLVREANRHVMHMENEIVLNEAIIEEREQGIREIQKEIGEVNDIFKDLAQLVSAQGSLIGDISSNIESSHASTGEAANQLTKASNTQRSTSSMTCLMLVIVGIILLIVVVVVLS encoded by the exons ATGAGTTTTGAGGACCTCGAATCTGGCCGGGCTTTGATTCCTCTTGCGGGGCCTAGGCACATTGAGCAGGGCCCTTCTCGAGCCCTCGCCGCCGGCGTCTTCAGGATTAACACCGCCGTCGCAGGCTATAAACGCCTCGTCAATTGCATCGGAACTCCTAGAGATGCCGTCGACCTCCGTCATAATCT CCGTAAAACGAGGCTACAGATTAGGCAGCTGGTGAAGGAGACTTCGGCAGAGCTTGATCGTGTCCGAGAAACCTACAAGTTTAGTGAAGTCAAT GACAGCAAGAAAATTGCTGATGCTAAGCTCACAAAAGATTACGAATCTGTTCTGAAAGACTTTGAAAAGGCTCAGCTGCTTGCAGCAGACAAGGAAAAGGCTTTTCCTCATCCCATTGCTAATAATGCTCGTCAGCCCAG AGCCAGTGAGCTGGAGATAAGTTCATTAAACCCCATGCAGGCATCTCTGGTTAGAGAAGCCAACAG ACATGTCATGCATATGGAAAATGAGATAGTTCTTAATGAAGCAATTATTGAAGAAAGGGAGCAAGGCATTAGAGAAATTCAGAAGGAAATTGGTGAGGTCAATGATATCTTCAAGGATTTGGCTCAGTTGGTTAGTGCACAAGGATCTCTGATAG GTGATATAAGTTCAAATATCGAAAGTTCCCATGCTTCAACTGGTGAAGCTGCTAACCAACTTACTAAAGCATCCAATACTCAAAGATCTACATCATCCATG ACATGTTTGATGCTGGTTATTGTTGGGATCATTCTGCTCATTGTAGTTGTTGTTGTTCTGTCATAA